One stretch of Actinacidiphila sp. DG2A-62 DNA includes these proteins:
- a CDS encoding glycosyltransferase family 2 protein has product MPRSAVRAPWELLKRLFGWLVLFEARNKVVLAPTAWRLRRVEDAEVRRLAAAGVRPPHALVATVVATHRRPGQLLRAVDSALAQTVADHVVIVVDDGAGLPELPADPRLFAASLSRNTAVAGVVRNVGIRLTRSTYVAFLDDDNLWEPAHLETALAVLRAPGGPDAVYTALRRLRPDGGEHDVLSVPFDRRRAAHASFLDTNAFVARRTRALHFSRLRRTPEVLPREDWELIRRYARRHRVRHVPEPTVRYLINPESFYTSWDNRRPAGHYDA; this is encoded by the coding sequence GTGCCGCGCTCCGCCGTCCGCGCCCCGTGGGAGCTGCTCAAACGGCTCTTCGGCTGGCTGGTGCTGTTCGAGGCCCGCAACAAGGTCGTGCTCGCGCCGACCGCCTGGCGGCTGCGCCGCGTGGAGGACGCCGAGGTGCGCCGGCTGGCCGCCGCCGGGGTCCGCCCGCCGCACGCCCTGGTCGCCACCGTCGTCGCCACCCACCGCAGGCCCGGGCAGCTGCTGCGCGCGGTGGACTCCGCGCTCGCCCAGACCGTCGCCGACCACGTGGTGATCGTCGTCGACGACGGCGCGGGGCTGCCCGAACTCCCCGCCGACCCCCGGCTGTTCGCGGCGTCGCTGAGCCGCAACACCGCGGTCGCCGGAGTGGTGCGCAACGTCGGCATCCGGCTCACCCGCTCGACCTACGTCGCCTTCCTCGACGACGACAACCTCTGGGAGCCCGCGCACCTGGAGACCGCGCTGGCCGTGCTGCGCGCCCCCGGCGGCCCCGACGCCGTCTACACCGCGCTGCGCCGGCTGCGGCCCGACGGCGGCGAGCACGACGTCCTGTCCGTCCCGTTCGACCGGCGGCGCGCCGCCCACGCCTCGTTCCTCGACACCAACGCCTTCGTCGCCCGCCGCACCCGGGCGCTGCACTTCTCCCGGCTGCGCCGCACCCCCGAGGTGCTGCCGCGCGAGGACTGGGAGCTGATCCGCCGCTACGCCCGCCGCCACCGGGTCCGCCACGTGCCGGAGCCGACCGTGCGCTACCTGATCAATCCAGAGAGTTTCTACACCAGTTGGGACAACCGACGCCCGGCTGGACACTACGATGCCTGA
- a CDS encoding O-antigen ligase family protein produces MTLGELLAVLARRWYLMLPLTLAGLLAGGWLYTTVPVQYTSQSSISLLDSTAVARLAPTYGNPLSNAGGSLVVTADVLIKTLQSSDAASDLHKRGVGDPYTVGFAAGASGPLVSFAVTGTDRAHVLAETRRLTDFAQEQLQALQAASRVAPQYYVKAAPIVLPQTPVSQQKSRYQYVAAVVIACTTAGFLLSFVVESWSRARRRRRGLPARADRARPAVRWTRQRALLRRPLDAATILTGYLLLAFFVPSNMALPALGGAGTPANVFALLGLFWYVASWLTGRITPAAGTRGPRLAMCVLAAAVLMSYVADATRAGSHEEVLGADRGLILLLVWVSLVVLASAGISDRDRLDTLLRRVVVMATVVAAIGYYDFFARTNIADSISIPGLHTSVAGIEAMDRGDFVRPRSTTAHPLEFGGMLAILLPFAIQQAFDPVRRKAAWIRRWGPVAVMGGALPLTVSRTSIIGIALVALVMVPRWKPQRRWTALGLMAASVGVFKVLVPGLIGTITTLFSTFLSNSDSSTQARTVKYSAIVPYLRERPLFGRGFGTFSPDLYFFTDNQYMLTAAEMGALGLLALAVLFLTGIHHGGAIRRLARTESDRELGQAFFASSVVALVISATFDALSFPMYAGMFFLVLGAGGSCLGFLHRPRPSVPEAGGAPPRSPAAAAPAAPADLVESR; encoded by the coding sequence ATGACGCTGGGCGAACTTCTCGCGGTGCTGGCCCGCCGCTGGTACCTGATGCTGCCGCTGACCCTGGCCGGGCTGCTGGCGGGCGGCTGGCTCTACACGACGGTGCCGGTGCAGTACACCTCGCAGAGTTCCATCTCGCTGCTGGACTCCACCGCGGTCGCCCGGCTCGCGCCGACGTACGGCAACCCGCTGTCCAACGCGGGCGGTTCACTGGTGGTCACCGCGGACGTGCTGATCAAGACGCTGCAGTCCTCGGACGCCGCGAGCGACCTGCACAAGCGGGGGGTGGGCGACCCGTACACGGTGGGCTTCGCGGCGGGCGCCTCGGGGCCGCTGGTGTCGTTCGCGGTGACCGGCACCGACCGGGCGCACGTGCTCGCCGAGACGCGCCGGCTGACCGACTTCGCCCAGGAGCAGTTGCAGGCGCTGCAGGCGGCCTCGCGGGTGGCGCCGCAGTACTACGTCAAGGCCGCGCCGATCGTGCTGCCGCAGACCCCGGTGTCGCAGCAGAAGAGCCGCTACCAGTACGTGGCGGCGGTGGTGATCGCCTGCACCACGGCCGGCTTCCTGCTGAGCTTCGTGGTGGAGAGCTGGTCGCGGGCCAGGCGCCGGCGGCGCGGGCTGCCCGCGCGCGCGGACCGGGCGCGGCCGGCGGTGCGCTGGACCCGGCAGCGGGCGCTGCTGCGCCGGCCGCTGGACGCCGCGACGATCCTCACCGGCTATCTGCTGCTGGCCTTCTTCGTGCCGTCGAACATGGCGCTGCCGGCGCTGGGCGGCGCCGGCACCCCGGCCAACGTCTTCGCGCTGCTCGGCCTGTTCTGGTACGTGGCGTCGTGGCTGACCGGGCGGATCACACCGGCCGCGGGGACCCGGGGGCCGCGCCTGGCGATGTGCGTGCTGGCCGCCGCGGTGCTGATGTCGTACGTGGCGGACGCGACCCGGGCCGGCTCGCACGAGGAGGTGCTCGGCGCCGACCGCGGGCTGATCCTGCTGCTGGTGTGGGTGTCGCTGGTGGTGCTCGCCTCGGCCGGGATCTCCGACCGGGACCGGCTGGACACGCTGCTGCGCCGGGTGGTGGTGATGGCGACGGTGGTGGCCGCGATCGGCTACTACGACTTCTTCGCCCGCACCAACATCGCGGACTCCATCAGCATCCCGGGCCTGCACACCAGTGTGGCGGGCATCGAGGCGATGGACCGCGGCGACTTCGTGCGGCCGCGCTCGACGACGGCGCACCCGCTGGAGTTCGGCGGCATGCTGGCCATCCTGCTGCCGTTCGCGATCCAGCAGGCCTTCGACCCGGTGCGGCGCAAGGCCGCCTGGATCCGCCGCTGGGGGCCGGTGGCGGTGATGGGCGGCGCGCTGCCGCTGACCGTGTCGCGGACCTCGATCATCGGCATCGCGCTGGTGGCGCTGGTGATGGTGCCGCGGTGGAAGCCGCAGCGGCGGTGGACGGCGCTGGGGCTGATGGCGGCGTCGGTCGGGGTCTTCAAGGTGCTGGTGCCCGGCCTGATCGGGACCATCACCACGCTGTTCTCGACGTTCCTGTCGAACTCCGACAGCAGCACCCAGGCGCGGACCGTGAAGTACTCCGCGATCGTGCCGTACCTGCGGGAACGGCCGCTGTTCGGGCGGGGGTTCGGCACGTTCAGCCCGGACCTGTACTTCTTCACCGACAACCAGTACATGCTGACCGCCGCCGAGATGGGGGCGCTCGGGCTGCTGGCGCTGGCGGTGCTGTTCCTCACCGGCATCCACCACGGCGGCGCGATCCGCCGGCTGGCCCGCACCGAGTCCGACCGGGAGCTGGGGCAGGCGTTCTTCGCGTCGTCGGTGGTGGCGCTGGTGATCAGCGCGACCTTCGACGCGCTCAGCTTCCCGATGTACGCGGGCATGTTCTTCCTGGTGCTGGGGGCGGGCGGCAGCTGCCTGGGCTTCCTGCACCGCCCGCGGCCGTCCGTGCCGGAGGCCGGCGGTGCGCCTCCCCGCTCCCCCGCCGCCGCGGCGCCCGCCGCGCCCGCCGACCTCGTGGAGTCCCGATGA
- a CDS encoding oligosaccharide flippase family protein: MNTVAIRLGNFATGIVLARFVLDPAAWGVYGIAQTVLLVLLSANELGVGLAIVRWNGDPRRFAPTVLTLGTLSSAVLYVALFASAPAVAAALGSPDATGVLRVMCVSVLIDGVAQVPNGVLTREFRQVRRLVLDALNFVLSTGITLVLAFAGWGAMSFAVGAVVGNAAGLVGAAVAAPGTLRFGWDPRQARALLRFGLPLAGASLLALGVVNIDTMVVGSTLGKVQLGFYVLAFNVSGWPVRIISEAARRVSFAGFSRLADTPAALARGFSRALGVLVTGAVPLCVLMGVLAGPLVRLVYGGQWSPASRALPWLMALGLVRIGCELAYDCLVVIGRRRLLVVVQALWLGALAAVLVAGARLGGIVGVAQGHVLVAAGLVVPVFAAALRSGGIGLRWIARACAWPALGGAAMAATTYLLHHRLGDGVPALLVTAAAAFAVYALCVLPSRRFLRGATPSEPSPR; the protein is encoded by the coding sequence CTGAACACCGTCGCGATCCGGCTCGGCAACTTCGCCACCGGCATCGTCCTCGCGCGCTTCGTCCTCGACCCGGCGGCCTGGGGCGTCTACGGCATCGCCCAGACCGTGCTGCTGGTGCTGCTGTCGGCCAACGAACTCGGCGTCGGCCTCGCCATCGTCCGCTGGAACGGCGACCCGCGCCGCTTCGCCCCCACCGTCCTCACCCTCGGCACCCTGTCCAGCGCCGTCCTGTACGTCGCGCTGTTCGCCTCCGCGCCCGCCGTCGCCGCGGCGCTCGGCTCGCCCGACGCGACCGGCGTGCTGCGGGTGATGTGCGTGTCCGTGCTCATCGACGGCGTCGCCCAGGTCCCGAACGGCGTGCTCACCCGGGAGTTCCGCCAGGTGCGCCGGCTGGTGCTGGACGCCCTCAACTTCGTGCTCAGCACCGGGATCACCCTCGTGCTCGCCTTCGCCGGGTGGGGCGCGATGAGCTTCGCGGTCGGCGCGGTCGTCGGCAACGCCGCGGGGCTCGTCGGCGCGGCCGTCGCGGCCCCCGGCACCCTGCGCTTCGGCTGGGACCCCCGCCAGGCCCGCGCCCTGCTGCGGTTCGGACTGCCGCTGGCCGGCGCGAGCCTGCTCGCCCTGGGCGTGGTCAACATCGACACCATGGTCGTCGGATCGACCCTGGGCAAGGTCCAACTCGGGTTCTACGTCCTCGCGTTCAACGTCTCGGGCTGGCCGGTGCGGATCATCTCCGAGGCCGCCCGCCGGGTCTCCTTCGCCGGCTTCTCCCGGCTCGCCGACACCCCCGCCGCCCTCGCCAGGGGATTCAGCCGGGCCCTGGGCGTCCTGGTCACCGGCGCCGTACCGCTGTGCGTCCTGATGGGCGTGCTGGCCGGACCCCTGGTCCGGCTCGTCTACGGCGGCCAGTGGTCGCCCGCCTCCCGCGCGCTGCCGTGGCTGATGGCGCTCGGCCTGGTGCGCATCGGCTGCGAACTCGCCTACGACTGCCTGGTGGTCATCGGCAGGCGCCGGCTGCTGGTGGTCGTCCAGGCGCTGTGGCTCGGCGCGCTCGCCGCCGTCCTGGTCGCCGGCGCCCGGCTGGGCGGCATCGTCGGCGTCGCCCAGGGCCACGTCCTGGTCGCCGCCGGCCTGGTCGTCCCGGTCTTCGCGGCGGCGCTGCGCAGCGGCGGCATAGGGCTGCGCTGGATCGCCCGCGCCTGCGCCTGGCCGGCGCTGGGCGGCGCCGCCATGGCCGCCACCACGTACCTGCTCCACCACCGGCTCGGCGACGGCGTGCCGGCCCTGCTCGTCACCGCTGCCGCCGCCTTCGCGGTGTACGCGCTGTGCGTGCTGCCGAGCCGCCGGTTCCTGCGCGGCGCCACGCCCTCAGAACCCTCACCGAGGTGA
- a CDS encoding class I SAM-dependent methyltransferase, protein MSLGCGTGGNELLWARTGAFSLLKGVDVAPARIDFATRAAAEEGLADVLRFEVADVERMASGGERFDVLLGLQSLHHFDRLDATLPRLAALLEPDGLFVVDEFVGPTRFQWTDRQLEAANAVLALLPEERRRLPDGRIKRRVVRPSRMAMVLDDPSEAVDAAALLPGLRRLFDVVEERPYGGTALHIAFSGIAHNLRDQDPKTLALLERCFAVEDEALPEIGHDFVALVCRPRQPA, encoded by the coding sequence CTGTCGCTCGGCTGCGGCACCGGCGGGAACGAACTGCTGTGGGCGCGCACCGGGGCCTTCTCGCTGCTGAAGGGCGTGGACGTGGCGCCGGCCCGGATCGATTTCGCCACCCGCGCCGCCGCCGAGGAGGGCCTCGCGGACGTGCTGCGGTTCGAGGTCGCCGACGTCGAGCGGATGGCCTCGGGCGGCGAGCGCTTCGACGTGCTGCTCGGACTCCAGTCGCTGCACCACTTCGACCGCCTGGACGCCACCCTGCCGCGGCTGGCCGCGCTGCTGGAGCCCGACGGCCTGTTCGTGGTGGACGAGTTCGTCGGCCCCACCCGCTTCCAGTGGACCGACCGCCAGCTGGAGGCGGCGAACGCGGTGCTCGCGCTGCTGCCCGAGGAGCGGCGCCGGTTGCCCGACGGCCGGATCAAGCGCCGCGTGGTGCGGCCCAGCCGGATGGCGATGGTGCTGGACGACCCCTCCGAGGCGGTCGACGCGGCGGCCCTGCTGCCGGGCCTGCGCCGGCTCTTCGACGTCGTCGAGGAACGCCCCTACGGCGGCACCGCGCTGCACATCGCCTTCTCCGGCATCGCCCACAACCTGCGCGACCAGGACCCGAAGACGCTCGCCCTGCTGGAGCGGTGCTTCGCCGTCGAGGACGAGGCGCTGCCGGAGATCGGCCACGACTTCGTCGCCCTGGTCTGCCGCCCGCGACAGCCCGCCTGA
- a CDS encoding glycosyltransferase, whose amino-acid sequence MSSVSVVIPCYKYGHFLADCVSSVLEEQQGLDVRVLIIDDASPDDSAAVARKLAAADPRIEVRVHERNAGHIATYNEGLLEWADGDYVALLSADDRLVPGALVRAAALLDAHPEAGFVYGRPLRFTHGGPLPAARTRDFGQVVYPGQWWLERRFREGTGCITSPEVVVRTSLQRQVGGYDPKLPHAGDIEMWMRLAAHADVGYVSGADQAYYRVHGNNMSTVDFGGQLDDLRQRKLAYDAVLDKCGDRLADPQRLALTVHTRLARFALRRAYRAYDRGRTGVVPVEELVEFARECLPGFEALPEFRALRLRRRIGARAMPYLQPLVLSAVAERGREWLWWRSWKRRGL is encoded by the coding sequence ATGAGCAGTGTCAGCGTCGTGATCCCCTGCTACAAGTACGGCCACTTTCTGGCCGACTGCGTGAGCAGCGTGCTGGAGGAGCAGCAGGGCCTGGACGTCCGGGTGCTGATCATCGACGACGCGTCACCCGACGACTCGGCGGCGGTCGCCCGCAAGCTGGCGGCCGCCGACCCGAGGATCGAGGTGCGCGTCCACGAGCGGAACGCGGGCCACATCGCCACGTACAACGAGGGCCTGCTGGAGTGGGCGGACGGCGACTACGTGGCGCTGCTGTCCGCCGACGACCGGCTGGTGCCGGGAGCGCTGGTGCGGGCCGCGGCCCTGCTGGACGCCCACCCCGAGGCGGGTTTCGTCTACGGCAGGCCGCTGCGCTTCACCCACGGCGGCCCGCTGCCGGCGGCGCGCACGCGGGACTTCGGCCAGGTGGTGTACCCCGGGCAGTGGTGGCTGGAGCGGCGGTTCCGTGAGGGCACCGGGTGCATCACCTCGCCGGAGGTGGTGGTGCGCACCTCGCTGCAGCGGCAGGTGGGCGGCTACGACCCGAAGCTGCCGCACGCCGGGGACATCGAGATGTGGATGCGGCTGGCCGCGCACGCCGACGTGGGGTACGTCAGCGGCGCGGACCAGGCGTACTACCGGGTGCACGGGAACAACATGTCCACGGTCGACTTCGGGGGGCAGCTGGACGACCTGCGGCAGCGCAAGCTGGCCTATGACGCGGTGCTGGACAAGTGCGGGGACCGGCTGGCGGACCCGCAGCGGCTGGCGCTGACCGTGCACACCCGGCTGGCCCGGTTCGCGCTGCGCCGGGCGTACCGGGCGTACGACCGGGGCCGCACCGGCGTGGTGCCGGTGGAGGAGCTGGTGGAGTTCGCCCGGGAGTGCCTGCCGGGCTTCGAGGCGCTGCCGGAGTTCCGGGCGCTGCGGCTGCGGCGCAGGATCGGCGCGCGGGCGATGCCGTACCTGCAGCCGCTGGTGCTGTCGGCGGTGGCCGAGCGCGGCCGGGAGTGGCTGTGGTGGCGGTCGTGGAAGCGGCGGGGGCTGTAG